In Rhea pennata isolate bPtePen1 chromosome 34, bPtePen1.pri, whole genome shotgun sequence, one genomic interval encodes:
- the LOC134152868 gene encoding butyrophilin subfamily 1 member A1-like isoform X3, translating into MLVSSFSLPRSSLVLTWVRIFLFGFHVHKLDSAQFRVLGPEHPITAVVGGDVVLPCHLSPRLNAENMEVRWFRSRFSVYVHLYHGGQDHYSSQMPEYQERTEFLKEGISFGNVSLRILRVRLTDEGQYQCLVKDGNSYEEATVELKVAVSGSSPLLSVEDYQDGGIRVGCRATGWYPKPEMLWRDSQGQQFPSFAESDSRDGNGYFEVEKSIIIQKTSKRNVSCFIRNMQLDQEKESTIHISDPFFPEVSPWVVALAAALAACFALFIVLLVFILRLQARHAAELEERDAEIRKHAAELRWRNTIIPVEEVHVTLDADTAHPQLILSADGKNVRRGDTRQAMPDNPERFDTYHCVLGQEGFISGRYFWEVDVGTEEGGVWAMGVARESMKRKGWINPAPQDGILAIFQCGGQYWALTSPDHKPLMLTQIPRTIRVYLDFEGQKVAFFDADSENLLFTFPLAPLTGERIRPWFRVGPIARLSLKSAPPLARALSAEELLLHPGCPLQSLSKVPGGCVAPCTPGSRN; encoded by the exons ATGTTGGTTTCCTCATTCAGTCTTCCACGCAGCAGCTTGGTCCTGACTTGGGTCAGAATTTTCCTCTTTGGTTTTCATGTTCACAAGCTGGATTCTG CCCAGTTCAGAGTCCTGGGACCCGAGCACCCCATCACTGCTGTCGTGGGAGGAGACGTCGTGCTGCCCTGCCACCTCTCCCCCCGGCTGAACGCTGAGAACATGGAGGTGAGATGGTTCCGGTCCCGGTTTTCCGTCTACGTGCACCTCTATCACGGTGGACAGGACCACTACTCATCCCAGATGCCCGAATACCAGGAGAGGACAGAGTTTTTGAAAGAGGGCATCTCCTTTGGAAATGTTTCCTTGCGGATCCTCAGAGTCAGGCTGACCGACGAGGGACAGTATCAGTGCCTCGTTAAAGATGGAAACTCTTACGAAGAAGCCACGGTAGAGCTGAAGGTAGCAG TTTCAGGTTCCAGTCCCCTTCTCTCCGTGGAGGATTACCAAGACGGAGGTATCCGAGTGGGATGTCGAGCAACTGGCTGGTACCCAAAACCTGAGATGCTGTGGAGAGATTCCCAAGGGCAGCAGTTCCCTTCGTTTGCTGAATCAGACTCCCGAGACGGGAACGGCTACTTTGAAGTGGAGAAGTCCATCATTATCCAAAAAACCTCAAAGCGAAATGTCTCCTGTTTTATCAGGAACATGCAGCTTGACCAGGAGAAAGAGTCAACTATTCACATATCAG ATCCGTTTTTTCCCGAGGTCTCTCCCTGGGTGGTAGCTTTGGCCGCCGCCCTGGCTGCCTGCTTCGCTTTGTTCATCGTCCTGCTTGTTTTCATTCTCCGACTTCAAG CCAGGCACGCCGCAGAACTGG aggaaCGTGACGCAGAAATCA GGAAACACGCTGCAGAACTTC GGTGGAGAAACACCATCATCCCAGTGGAGGAAG TGCACGTCACGCTGGACGCGGACACGGCTCACCCCCAGCTCATCCTCTCTGCGGACGGGAAGAACGTGAGGCGGGGAGACACGCGGCAGGCCATGCCCGACAACCCCGAGCGGTTCGATACCTACCACTGCGTCCTGGGCCAGGAAGGCTTCATCTCGGGGAGATATTTCTGGGAGGTGGATGTGGGGACTGAAGAAGGGGGGGTCTGGGCAATGGGGGTGGCCAGGGAGTCCATGAAGAGGAAGGGATGGATCAACCCGGCCCCTCAGGATGGGATCTTGGCTATTTTCCAGTGCGGAGGCCAGTACTGGGCTCTAACCTCCCCTGATCATAAACCTCTCATGCTCACCCAGATCCCCCGGACGATTAGGGTCTATCTGGACTTTGAAGGGCAGAAGGTGGCCTTTTTTGACGCTGACAGCGAAAACTTGCTCTTCACTTTCCCACTGGCCCCGCTGACCGGGGAAAGGATTCGTCCCTGGTTCCGTGTGGGGCCGATTGCCCGGCTCAGCCTGAAGTCAGCTCCTCCGCTCGCACGTGCCCTCAGCGCGGAGGAACTTCTGCTCCATCCGGGCTGCCCTCTGCAGAGCCTCTCCAAGGTGCCCGGCGGGTGCGTGGCCCCGTGCACGCCGGGCAGCAGGAACTGA
- the LOC134152868 gene encoding butyrophilin subfamily 1 member A1-like isoform X1 — MHFLIHSALHSILSSPLHLFPVKLGVKMLVSSFSLPRSSLVLTWVRIFLFGFHVHKLDSAQFRVLGPEHPITAVVGGDVVLPCHLSPRLNAENMEVRWFRSRFSVYVHLYHGGQDHYSSQMPEYQERTEFLKEGISFGNVSLRILRVRLTDEGQYQCLVKDGNSYEEATVELKVAVSGSSPLLSVEDYQDGGIRVGCRATGWYPKPEMLWRDSQGQQFPSFAESDSRDGNGYFEVEKSIIIQKTSKRNVSCFIRNMQLDQEKESTIHISDPFFPEVSPWVVALAAALAACFALFIVLLVFILRLQARHAAELEERDAEIRKHAAELRWRNTIIPVEEVHVTLDADTAHPQLILSADGKNVRRGDTRQAMPDNPERFDTYHCVLGQEGFISGRYFWEVDVGTEEGGVWAMGVARESMKRKGWINPAPQDGILAIFQCGGQYWALTSPDHKPLMLTQIPRTIRVYLDFEGQKVAFFDADSENLLFTFPLAPLTGERIRPWFRVGPIARLSLKSAPPLARALSAEELLLHPGCPLQSLSKVPGGCVAPCTPGSRN, encoded by the exons ATGCACTTTTTAATACACTCAGCTTTACACTCaattctttcttcccctctccatcTTTTCCCAGTGAAGTTGGGTGTGAAGATGTTGGTTTCCTCATTCAGTCTTCCACGCAGCAGCTTGGTCCTGACTTGGGTCAGAATTTTCCTCTTTGGTTTTCATGTTCACAAGCTGGATTCTG CCCAGTTCAGAGTCCTGGGACCCGAGCACCCCATCACTGCTGTCGTGGGAGGAGACGTCGTGCTGCCCTGCCACCTCTCCCCCCGGCTGAACGCTGAGAACATGGAGGTGAGATGGTTCCGGTCCCGGTTTTCCGTCTACGTGCACCTCTATCACGGTGGACAGGACCACTACTCATCCCAGATGCCCGAATACCAGGAGAGGACAGAGTTTTTGAAAGAGGGCATCTCCTTTGGAAATGTTTCCTTGCGGATCCTCAGAGTCAGGCTGACCGACGAGGGACAGTATCAGTGCCTCGTTAAAGATGGAAACTCTTACGAAGAAGCCACGGTAGAGCTGAAGGTAGCAG TTTCAGGTTCCAGTCCCCTTCTCTCCGTGGAGGATTACCAAGACGGAGGTATCCGAGTGGGATGTCGAGCAACTGGCTGGTACCCAAAACCTGAGATGCTGTGGAGAGATTCCCAAGGGCAGCAGTTCCCTTCGTTTGCTGAATCAGACTCCCGAGACGGGAACGGCTACTTTGAAGTGGAGAAGTCCATCATTATCCAAAAAACCTCAAAGCGAAATGTCTCCTGTTTTATCAGGAACATGCAGCTTGACCAGGAGAAAGAGTCAACTATTCACATATCAG ATCCGTTTTTTCCCGAGGTCTCTCCCTGGGTGGTAGCTTTGGCCGCCGCCCTGGCTGCCTGCTTCGCTTTGTTCATCGTCCTGCTTGTTTTCATTCTCCGACTTCAAG CCAGGCACGCCGCAGAACTGG aggaaCGTGACGCAGAAATCA GGAAACACGCTGCAGAACTTC GGTGGAGAAACACCATCATCCCAGTGGAGGAAG TGCACGTCACGCTGGACGCGGACACGGCTCACCCCCAGCTCATCCTCTCTGCGGACGGGAAGAACGTGAGGCGGGGAGACACGCGGCAGGCCATGCCCGACAACCCCGAGCGGTTCGATACCTACCACTGCGTCCTGGGCCAGGAAGGCTTCATCTCGGGGAGATATTTCTGGGAGGTGGATGTGGGGACTGAAGAAGGGGGGGTCTGGGCAATGGGGGTGGCCAGGGAGTCCATGAAGAGGAAGGGATGGATCAACCCGGCCCCTCAGGATGGGATCTTGGCTATTTTCCAGTGCGGAGGCCAGTACTGGGCTCTAACCTCCCCTGATCATAAACCTCTCATGCTCACCCAGATCCCCCGGACGATTAGGGTCTATCTGGACTTTGAAGGGCAGAAGGTGGCCTTTTTTGACGCTGACAGCGAAAACTTGCTCTTCACTTTCCCACTGGCCCCGCTGACCGGGGAAAGGATTCGTCCCTGGTTCCGTGTGGGGCCGATTGCCCGGCTCAGCCTGAAGTCAGCTCCTCCGCTCGCACGTGCCCTCAGCGCGGAGGAACTTCTGCTCCATCCGGGCTGCCCTCTGCAGAGCCTCTCCAAGGTGCCCGGCGGGTGCGTGGCCCCGTGCACGCCGGGCAGCAGGAACTGA
- the LOC134152868 gene encoding butyrophilin subfamily 1 member A1-like isoform X2 has translation MSSPSRGAGVRSGAGQLGVKMLVSSFSLPRSSLVLTWVRIFLFGFHVHKLDSAQFRVLGPEHPITAVVGGDVVLPCHLSPRLNAENMEVRWFRSRFSVYVHLYHGGQDHYSSQMPEYQERTEFLKEGISFGNVSLRILRVRLTDEGQYQCLVKDGNSYEEATVELKVAVSGSSPLLSVEDYQDGGIRVGCRATGWYPKPEMLWRDSQGQQFPSFAESDSRDGNGYFEVEKSIIIQKTSKRNVSCFIRNMQLDQEKESTIHISDPFFPEVSPWVVALAAALAACFALFIVLLVFILRLQARHAAELEERDAEIRKHAAELRWRNTIIPVEEVHVTLDADTAHPQLILSADGKNVRRGDTRQAMPDNPERFDTYHCVLGQEGFISGRYFWEVDVGTEEGGVWAMGVARESMKRKGWINPAPQDGILAIFQCGGQYWALTSPDHKPLMLTQIPRTIRVYLDFEGQKVAFFDADSENLLFTFPLAPLTGERIRPWFRVGPIARLSLKSAPPLARALSAEELLLHPGCPLQSLSKVPGGCVAPCTPGSRN, from the exons ATGTCTTCTCCTTCCCGTGGAGCAGGGGTCCGGTCCGGTGCGGGACAG TTGGGTGTGAAGATGTTGGTTTCCTCATTCAGTCTTCCACGCAGCAGCTTGGTCCTGACTTGGGTCAGAATTTTCCTCTTTGGTTTTCATGTTCACAAGCTGGATTCTG CCCAGTTCAGAGTCCTGGGACCCGAGCACCCCATCACTGCTGTCGTGGGAGGAGACGTCGTGCTGCCCTGCCACCTCTCCCCCCGGCTGAACGCTGAGAACATGGAGGTGAGATGGTTCCGGTCCCGGTTTTCCGTCTACGTGCACCTCTATCACGGTGGACAGGACCACTACTCATCCCAGATGCCCGAATACCAGGAGAGGACAGAGTTTTTGAAAGAGGGCATCTCCTTTGGAAATGTTTCCTTGCGGATCCTCAGAGTCAGGCTGACCGACGAGGGACAGTATCAGTGCCTCGTTAAAGATGGAAACTCTTACGAAGAAGCCACGGTAGAGCTGAAGGTAGCAG TTTCAGGTTCCAGTCCCCTTCTCTCCGTGGAGGATTACCAAGACGGAGGTATCCGAGTGGGATGTCGAGCAACTGGCTGGTACCCAAAACCTGAGATGCTGTGGAGAGATTCCCAAGGGCAGCAGTTCCCTTCGTTTGCTGAATCAGACTCCCGAGACGGGAACGGCTACTTTGAAGTGGAGAAGTCCATCATTATCCAAAAAACCTCAAAGCGAAATGTCTCCTGTTTTATCAGGAACATGCAGCTTGACCAGGAGAAAGAGTCAACTATTCACATATCAG ATCCGTTTTTTCCCGAGGTCTCTCCCTGGGTGGTAGCTTTGGCCGCCGCCCTGGCTGCCTGCTTCGCTTTGTTCATCGTCCTGCTTGTTTTCATTCTCCGACTTCAAG CCAGGCACGCCGCAGAACTGG aggaaCGTGACGCAGAAATCA GGAAACACGCTGCAGAACTTC GGTGGAGAAACACCATCATCCCAGTGGAGGAAG TGCACGTCACGCTGGACGCGGACACGGCTCACCCCCAGCTCATCCTCTCTGCGGACGGGAAGAACGTGAGGCGGGGAGACACGCGGCAGGCCATGCCCGACAACCCCGAGCGGTTCGATACCTACCACTGCGTCCTGGGCCAGGAAGGCTTCATCTCGGGGAGATATTTCTGGGAGGTGGATGTGGGGACTGAAGAAGGGGGGGTCTGGGCAATGGGGGTGGCCAGGGAGTCCATGAAGAGGAAGGGATGGATCAACCCGGCCCCTCAGGATGGGATCTTGGCTATTTTCCAGTGCGGAGGCCAGTACTGGGCTCTAACCTCCCCTGATCATAAACCTCTCATGCTCACCCAGATCCCCCGGACGATTAGGGTCTATCTGGACTTTGAAGGGCAGAAGGTGGCCTTTTTTGACGCTGACAGCGAAAACTTGCTCTTCACTTTCCCACTGGCCCCGCTGACCGGGGAAAGGATTCGTCCCTGGTTCCGTGTGGGGCCGATTGCCCGGCTCAGCCTGAAGTCAGCTCCTCCGCTCGCACGTGCCCTCAGCGCGGAGGAACTTCTGCTCCATCCGGGCTGCCCTCTGCAGAGCCTCTCCAAGGTGCCCGGCGGGTGCGTGGCCCCGTGCACGCCGGGCAGCAGGAACTGA
- the LOC134152896 gene encoding zinc finger protein 629-like, which yields AKPPAKPSWCGAGGKDAQESSAPSKIHAEERKHACTECGKSFSWSSHLLRHQRTHTGESPYECLDCGKSFNRSSNLLRHQRTHTGEKPYECFDCGKRFVQSSELLTHRRIHTRDKPYQCADCGKSFGHGSNLIKHRRIHTGEKPYECLDCGERFNHSSNLTKHRRVHAGEKPCKCPECGKGFAQSAELLAHQRLHVGKKSYKCTECGKSFNHSSNLIKHQRIHTGQRPYECQDCGKSFIQSSNLIKHRRIHTGERPYKCLACGKSFIQSSDLISHERTHTGERA from the coding sequence GCGAAGCCACCGGCCAAACCCAGCTGGTGCGGAGCAGGAGGCAAGGACGCCCAGGAAAGCTCAGCTCCATCCAAAATCCACGCGGAGGAAAGAAAACACGCTTGCACGGAGTGCGGGAAAAGCTTCAGCTGGAGCTCGCATCTCCTTCGCCACCAGAGGACCCACACGGGTGAAAGCCCCTACGAGTGCCTCGACTGCGGGAAGAGCTTCAATCGGAGCTCGAACCTCCTCCGGCACCAGCGAACCCACACGGGAGAGAAACCCTACGAGTGCTTCGACTGCGGGAAGCGCTTCGTTCAGAGCTCGGAGCTCCTCACCCACCGGAGAATCCACACCAGGGACAAGCCTTACCAGTGCGCCGACTGCGGGAAGAGCTTCGGCCACGGCTCCAACCTCATCAAGCATCGGAGGATCCACACCGGCGAGAAGCCGTACGAGTGCCTGGACTGCGGCGAGCGCTTCAACCACAGCTCCAACCTCACGAAGCATCGCCGGGTGCACGCCGGCGAGAAACCCTGCAAGTGCCCCGAGTGCGGGAAGGGCTTCGCTCAGAGCGCCGAGCTCCTCGCCCACCAGAGACTGCACGTCGGGAAGAAATCCTATAAGTGCACCGAGTGCGGGAAAAGCTTTAACCACAGCTCCAACCTGATCAAGCACCAGCGGATCCACACGGGCCAGAGACCTTACGAGTGCCAGGACTGCGGGAAAAGCTTCATCCAGAGCTCAAACCTCATTAAACATCGGCGAATCCACACGGGAGAGAGACCCTACAAGTGTCTGGCCTGCGGGAAAAGTTTCATCCAGAGCTCTGACCTCATTTCCCACGAGAGAACACACACCGGGGAGAGAGCCTGA